One Drechmeria coniospora strain ARSEF 6962 chromosome 01, whole genome shotgun sequence genomic region harbors:
- a CDS encoding Mechanosensitive ion channel family protein produces the protein MPSRPNSLISRVSGFVPLGGGADSRSDMDSGIPLSTIRSNASTTGTRKPVFATSTSYDSSPTANEKGESRPRHAGRRKRMGDGLGRAGTGDSDIVSVNAMGRIYAKVVGFSNITRYMVYIIPVGILLAVPIVVLALTDHRHDIHVGSFESVNDAKTVVVPGPPLFQLFFWIEIAWITLWLAKIASACLPKIFMFFSGIVSRGVRKYATILTNLTIPVSLLLWALASWLTFKNLFRQASSVGINWVVVLEQILGALFVSSGLFLAEKAIVQLISVSYHQRSFSNRIKASKRDIYLIGLLFEASRALFPMFCREFADDDHIISDSIEMMLRKKGGKRTNGAATPMKLIGDVGRFGDKVTSAFGSIAHEITGKQVFNPNSAHSIVLEALEKRSASEALARRIWMSFVLEGKDALYVEDFYEVLGASHKDEAEEAFNAMDTDMNGDISLDEMVRQVVDMGRERKAISEGMKDIGQALRVFDKVLLFVVFMLVIFVFLVFFRSSFATTIVSAGTTFLSLSFVFAVTAQEFLGSCIFLFVKHPFDVGDRVDITSTKMIVDRISLLYTVFTRIDTKQVVQVPNIQLNNLWIDNISRSKAMTETMTLDVSYDTTFDDIENLRMEMETFVRSPENSRDFQPDFSISVGGMGDLNKLTLNISIKHKSNWHNDVVRGTRRSKFMCALVTALRKVPIYGPGAGGEALGGPTNPTYSVAVTDEFASAARAEALQDKEKARMATPNGGDAAEEVTRVEKHAGSDVNTPPPPAETRRAWDITSRGDGYEASREASEDRRRSRDIESVRTALLKRASTRGRRRAGEGLPNIAQSESYPASYPRSTNSPRLQTFDEEAQTDMPSSFYSLNRIGQPAVVSAAEEDERALQPSDSQRNPNRGPSFRRPSPGHPK, from the exons ATGCCCAGCAGACCAAACTCCCTCATCTCGCGTGTCTCGGGGTTTGTTCctcttggcggcggcgccgattCGCGAAGCGACATGGATTCCGGCATTCCCCTTTCCACCATCCGAAGCAATGCCTCGACAACCGGTACCCGCAAGCCCGTCTTcgccacctcgacgagctatgattcctcgccgacggccaacgaGAAGGGCGagtctcgtcctcgccacgccggccgtcgaAAGAGGATGGGAGACGGTCTTGGTCGCGCAGGCACCGGCGACAGTGACATTGTCAGTGTGAATGCTATGGGCAGGATCTATGCCAAGGTCGTTGGCTTTTCCAACATCACCCGCTACATGGTTTACATCATCCCCGTCGGCATTCTCCTCGCCGTTCCCATCGTCGTTCTCGCCCTCACAGATCACAGGCACGACATTCATGTCGGCAGTTTCGAGAGCGTCAACGACGCCAAGACGGTTGTTGTCCCCGGCCCGCCTCTGTTCCAGCTCTTCTTCTGGATCGAAATCGCCTGGATCACCCTCTGGCTCGCCAAGATTGCCtccgcctgcctgcccaaGATCTTCATGTTCTTTAGTGGCATCGTCAGCAGGGGCGTCCGCAAGTACGCCACCATTCTGACCAACTTGACCATTCCAGTCTCCTTGCTCCTTTGGGCCCTCGCCAGCTGGCTCACCTTCAAGAACCTCTTCCGCCAGGCGAGCTCCGTTGGCATCAACTgggtcgtcgtcctcgagcagaTCCTCGGCGCTTTGTTCGTCTCATCCGGTCTCTTCCTGGCCGAGAAGGCCATCGTCCAGCTGATTAGCGTTTCCTACCATCAACGCTCCTTCTCAAACCGCATCAAGGCCTCGAAACGCGATATTTACCTCATCGGCCTCCTCTTCGAAGCCTCTCGCGCCCTCTTCCCCATGTTCTGCCGCGagttcgccgacgacgaccacaTCATCAGCGACAGCATCGAGATGATGCTGCGGAAGAAGGGCGGCAAGAGGACCAacggcgcggcgacgcccaTGAAGCTCATCGGCGATGTCGGTCGATTTGGCGACAAGGTCACCTCGGCCTTTGGCAGCATCGCCCACGAGATCACCGGCAAGCAAGTCTTCAATCCCAACTCGGCTCACtccatcgtcctcgaggcgctcgagaagcGCAGCGCCTCTGAGGCGCTCGCCCGCCGTATCTGGATGTCCTTTGTCCTCGAGGGCAAGGATGCCCTGTACGTCGAGGACTTTTACGAGGTCCTCGGCGCTTCCCACaaagacgaggccgaggaggccttCAACGCCATGGATACGGACATGAACGGAGACATCAGCTTGGACGAGATGGTCCGCcaggtcgtcgacatgggcCGCGAGCGCAAGGCAATCAGCGAGGGCATGAAGGACATCGGCCAGGCGCTCCGTGTCTTCGACAAGGTCCTGCTCTTTGTCGTCTTCATGCTTGTCATCTTCGTATTCC TGGTTTTCTTCAGGAGCAGCTTCGCGACGACCATCGTTAGTGCCGGAACCACATTCCTCTCCTTGTCCTTCGTCTTTGCCGTCACTGCCCAGGAATTCCTCGGCTCTTGCATCTTCCTCTTCGTCAAGCATCCCTTCGACGTAGGCGACAGGGTCGACATCACCAGCACAAAGATGATTGTCGACAGAATCTCTCTCCTGTACACCGTCTTTACCCGCATCGACACCAAGCAGGTTGTCCAGGTGCCCAACATCCAACTCAACAATCTCTGGATCGACAACATATCTCGCAGCAAGGCCATGACGGAAACGATGACGCTCGATGTGTCGTACGACACCACCTTTGATGACATTGAAAATCTCCGcatggagatggagacgTTTGTCAGGTCTCCGGAAAACTCCCGCGATTTCCAGCCCGACTTCAGCATCAGCGTTGGCGGCATGGGCGACCTGAACAAGCTCACTCTGAACATCAGCATAAAGCACAAGTCCAACTGGCATAACGACGTCGTGCGCGGTACCCGTCGGTCCAAGTTCATGTGCGCCCTCGTCACGGCGCTCCGAAAGGTGCCCATCTACGGGCccggcgctggcggcgaggcgcTCGGCGGTCCCACGAACCCTACTTACTCGGTTGCCGTCACCGACGAATttgcctccgccgcccgcgccgaGGCCCTCCAGGACAAGGAGAAGGCGCGGATGGCCACCCCCAACGGCGGGGACGCAGCAGAGGAGGTCACCCGTGTCGAGAAGCACGCCGGCTCCGACGTCAAcacgcctccgccgcctgcgGAAACCCGGCGCGCTTGGGACATCACCAGCCGTGGAGACGGATACGAGGCCTCGCGGGAAGCGTCCGAGGACAGGCGTCGATCCAGAGACATAGAGTCGGTTCGCACGGCGCTCCTCAAGCGGGCGAGCACGCGTGGCCGTCGAAGGGCCGGCGAGGGGCTGCCGAACATTGCGCAGTCCGAAAGCTACCCCGCCAGCTACCCGCGAAGCACCAACAGCCCGCGGCTGCAGACGTTTGACGAGGAGGCCCAGACCGACATGCCGTCATCCTTTTACAGCCTCAATCGTATTGGGCAGCCGGCTGTTGTCTCGGCGGCTGAGGAAGATGAGCGGGCACTACAGCCGAGCGACTCACAACGCAACCCCAATCGAGGCCCCAGCTTTCGCAGGCCATCGCCCGGCCATCCCAAGTGA
- a CDS encoding dienelactone hydrolase family protein produces the protein MLIHESHIDVRTSANGKDSTMLTGPVARFARQIAGHGYIVAAPSSYHDFVGPEPLQYDAADTDRGNQFKKDKTLASYDADARATIDHLLSLQTCTGRVGTTGMCLGGHLAVRAALDTRISACVSYFATDIQSRTLGPHAAADTSPSPPPSSAHTLDLFPSLKGELAMIFGIQDTHVPDAGRDLIRAKLRDAAVVFSFHEFAGAQHAFIRDELSKGRYDPAVTKVCFEVLLELFGRVLRTDLGSKDPAVAPPEHVC, from the exons ATGCTGATCCACGAATCGCATATCGACGTCCGCACGTCCGCCAACGGCAAGGACAGCACCATGC TCACCGGTCCCGTCGCGCGCTTCGCCCGCCAGATTGCCGGCCATGGGTACATTGTCGCCGCGCCGTCCTCCTACCACGACTTTGTCGGTCCCGAGCCCCTCCAGTACGACGCTGCCGACACAGACCGCGGCAACCAGTTCAAGAAGGACAAG ACACTGGCGTCGTATGACGCAGACGCGCGTGCTACCATCGACCACCTCCTCTCCTTACAAACTTGCACAGGCCGGGTCGGCACCACAGGCATGTGTCTCGGcggccacctcgccgtccgtgCCGCT CTCGATACCCGCATCTCCGCCTGCGTCTCCTACTTCGCCACCGATATCCAATCCCGCACCCTCGGCCCCCACGCAGCCGCCGACACGTCCCCGTCGCCACCCCCCAGCTCGGCCCACACACTCGATCTATTTCCCTCCCTCAAGGGCGAGCTCGCCATGATTTTCGGCATCCAGGATACTCACgtccccgacgccggccgtgaCCTTATCCGCGCTAAGCTGcgtgacgccgccgtcgtcttcagCTTCCACGAGTTTGCTGGTGCACAGCACGCCTTCATCCGGGACGAATTGAGCAAGGGCCGCTATGACCCAGCCGTGACCAAGGTTTGCTTCGAGGTCTTGCTCGAACTGTTTGGGCGAGTGCTCCGAACGGACCTTGGAAGCAAAGACCCAGCTGTGGCCCCTCCGGAGCATGTCTGCTAG
- a CDS encoding mitochondrial import inner membrane translocase subunit TIM10, with amino-acid sequence MSFLGMGRQQPTSEQKIAAVEGEMRMMADTYNRLQQSCQKKCIPTDYREGELNKGESVCLDRCTAKFLDTSMKVSEIMQQQGQAMGASSQQGGGMF; translated from the exons ATGTCGTTCCTCGGAATGGGCCGCCAGCAGCCCACCTCGGAGCAAAAGATTGCCGCCGTTGAGGGCGAAATGCGCATGATGGCTGACACCTACAACCG CCTGCAACAGTCGTGCCAGAAGAAGTGCATCCCGACCGACTAtcgcgagggcgagctcAACAAGGGGGAATCCGTCTGCCTCGACCGTTGCACCGCAAAGTTCCTCGACACCTCGATGAAGGTCAGCGAGATTATGCAGCAGCAGGGCCAAGCCATGGGAGCTTCATCTCAGCAGGGGGGCGGCATGTTTTAG